In a genomic window of Nitrospinota bacterium:
- the gspD gene encoding type II secretion system protein GspD, with translation MKRASIILAILILSSAWYGCGVTKKSTMQRLKNKSDVIDSMVFKSPPRKSEKAETGDLIDSQKIKEIPKPVNLRKIRITKDNTPLRKGPGAQYQKLGTAAKDDLFELVRVERGYGNGQTWYLVEDITGRKFFVPSKSSLIFKEKAPTTEKTVLTQKEIGFESQDDSPDKIEKVELQKRQKTTLDKIQTVVRVEPDLPEELKEAKHITLNFEGTDLYDVITTFCELLKIDYVIEGNVSGKVTLQTFNKIPVGDLYSVLEQILALNNVTVVKSGNFYRFLEAPEAAKKPLSIHFSDDPSIPDKERMIIQIIPLKHISVESMRKIITPLLTTNASFIEVPETSNLMMIEMAYNVKRIVKVVQALDIDKLASSDIQLYKLRNADSEVMVEELEEIFSSMGYKEALGDSLTFLSLTRLNSVLVVNAFDKILPTIEFWVNRLDQPVSEGEVSTFVYYVQNGDAAALAGLLNGIFTSPGNEENTNTNKTSNSKTNKNTKDTTKTKANVSGAKTTVSSSKAPVVETTSGLSDNFEGDITILPDSDTNSLIIRTNPRNYPAILALINKLDLLPQQVLIEVLIVDLQVDEQTAAGLELALQDPGGPEGRTIAGGISSSTDNASSLGSSLSTAASSFLRGGSFFVGQPDKIIAQLQIFASDSKTNVLANPILVTSDNKAANISITDEIPIVQEASVPSGGSAVVSATVEYRSVGVKLDITPKINSEKFINLKINQEISSRGTDVGDQPSFNTRQVNTEVVLKDNQVLVMGGLMRTDTIDTVSGVPVLKDLPYIGKLFGSESTSLKKTELMIFITPHVISNTGDSEFVTHEFKKRLSNLKNISHLGS, from the coding sequence ATGAAAAGAGCCTCTATCATATTAGCAATTTTAATCTTGTCTAGTGCCTGGTACGGATGTGGCGTAACTAAAAAATCCACCATGCAACGGCTTAAAAATAAATCCGATGTCATAGACTCTATGGTTTTTAAATCTCCGCCTAGAAAAAGCGAAAAAGCCGAAACAGGAGATTTAATCGATTCTCAAAAGATTAAAGAGATCCCCAAACCTGTTAATCTTAGAAAAATCCGTATCACCAAGGACAACACACCATTACGCAAAGGCCCAGGCGCTCAATATCAGAAATTAGGAACAGCAGCAAAAGACGATCTTTTCGAATTGGTTCGTGTAGAAAGGGGCTATGGAAATGGACAAACATGGTATCTCGTTGAAGATATAACAGGAAGAAAGTTTTTTGTCCCCAGCAAGTCTTCACTCATCTTCAAGGAAAAAGCTCCTACTACAGAAAAAACTGTCCTGACGCAAAAAGAAATCGGTTTCGAATCACAAGATGACTCACCAGATAAAATTGAAAAAGTTGAATTGCAAAAACGGCAAAAAACTACGCTGGATAAAATCCAAACTGTGGTCAGAGTTGAACCTGATCTTCCTGAAGAGCTGAAAGAGGCAAAACATATAACCTTGAATTTTGAAGGAACAGATCTCTACGATGTTATCACTACCTTCTGTGAACTATTGAAAATTGATTATGTTATTGAAGGAAATGTTTCTGGCAAGGTAACCTTACAAACTTTCAACAAAATTCCAGTGGGTGATCTCTACTCTGTCCTGGAACAAATACTTGCCCTGAACAATGTAACAGTGGTTAAGAGTGGAAATTTCTATCGTTTTCTGGAAGCCCCTGAAGCCGCGAAAAAGCCTCTCAGCATCCACTTTTCCGACGATCCGAGCATCCCGGATAAAGAGCGAATGATCATTCAAATCATTCCGCTCAAGCATATCTCAGTAGAATCGATGCGAAAAATCATCACACCGCTCCTCACAACCAACGCCAGTTTCATTGAGGTTCCTGAAACCAGCAATCTGATGATGATTGAAATGGCATATAACGTTAAACGTATTGTCAAGGTCGTACAGGCTCTGGATATCGACAAACTAGCTTCCTCAGACATTCAACTATATAAACTGCGTAATGCAGACTCTGAAGTAATGGTAGAGGAACTGGAAGAAATTTTCAGTTCTATGGGGTATAAGGAAGCCTTGGGCGATTCGCTTACATTCCTCTCATTGACCCGGTTAAACTCAGTTCTTGTGGTCAACGCTTTTGACAAAATCCTGCCCACCATTGAGTTCTGGGTCAACCGGCTTGACCAACCTGTTTCGGAAGGAGAAGTCAGCACCTTCGTATATTATGTACAAAATGGTGATGCGGCCGCTCTGGCCGGACTATTAAACGGAATCTTCACCTCTCCGGGTAATGAGGAGAATACCAATACCAATAAAACCAGCAATTCAAAGACAAACAAGAATACTAAGGATACAACAAAAACAAAAGCAAATGTGTCAGGAGCCAAAACCACTGTATCCTCAAGCAAGGCCCCTGTTGTTGAGACAACAAGCGGCCTCAGCGATAACTTTGAAGGTGATATCACTATCCTGCCCGATTCAGATACGAACTCCCTGATTATAAGGACCAACCCGCGCAATTATCCCGCGATTCTGGCACTGATAAATAAACTGGACCTGTTACCGCAACAGGTATTGATAGAAGTATTGATTGTAGACCTCCAGGTTGATGAACAAACTGCCGCAGGACTGGAATTAGCCCTACAAGACCCGGGTGGGCCAGAGGGCAGGACCATAGCCGGGGGTATCAGTTCCAGTACAGATAATGCGTCTTCCCTGGGGTCTTCCCTGTCAACGGCTGCGTCCTCATTCTTAAGAGGAGGTAGTTTTTTCGTTGGTCAGCCGGATAAAATCATTGCCCAACTGCAGATTTTTGCTTCCGACTCCAAGACCAATGTTCTGGCCAACCCCATTCTCGTGACCTCAGACAATAAGGCGGCAAACATTTCAATCACAGATGAGATTCCCATTGTTCAAGAAGCATCTGTCCCTTCAGGAGGCTCAGCAGTTGTCAGTGCTACGGTCGAATATCGTAGTGTTGGTGTAAAACTGGACATTACGCCTAAGATCAATTCGGAAAAATTTATAAACTTGAAAATCAATCAGGAAATATCGAGCCGTGGGACGGATGTGGGTGACCAACCTTCGTTTAACACACGACAGGTAAATACCGAAGTTGTACTAAAAGATAACCAGGTGTTGGTCATGGGCGGGTTGATGCGCACAGATACAATTGATACAGTCTCTGGCGTTCCTGTACTAAAAGACCTCCCATACATAGGAAAGCTGTTTGGATCCGAATCAACCAGCCTTAAAAAAACAGAACTGATGATTTTTATCACCCCGCACGTGATTTCAAACACTGGAGATTCTGAGTTTGTCACCCACGAATTCAAAAAACGCCTGAGCAATCTTAAAAATATCTCCCACCTGGGAAGCTAA
- a CDS encoding ATP-binding cassette domain-containing protein, with protein TFCYPGEKKPSLDGIEIKVPKGHTLGVVGVIGSGKTTLTQMLLRLYEPSSGSLIVGGRPIKDFSLSSLREAIGYVSQDPFLFSTSIRNNIVLGRKSNLELEEIIGRAGLSKDISRFPEGLDTLIGERGVSLSGGQKQRVALARALLSEPEVLILDDAFSNLDSDTEEEILRNVQVHLAQTTTFIISHRLSAVRNADNIIVMDAGKIIEQGSHISLMRDGGVYAGLVNNQSLAKELEVLL; from the coding sequence ACTTTTTGCTATCCCGGAGAAAAAAAACCAAGCCTGGATGGAATTGAAATTAAAGTTCCTAAAGGTCATACACTGGGAGTAGTGGGGGTGATCGGTTCAGGAAAAACCACTTTGACTCAAATGCTCTTACGATTATATGAACCATCCTCAGGATCTTTAATAGTAGGAGGCCGCCCTATAAAAGATTTCTCTCTCTCCTCCCTGAGAGAGGCCATAGGCTATGTAAGCCAGGATCCATTTTTATTTTCCACATCCATTCGTAACAATATTGTTTTGGGAAGAAAATCGAATCTTGAGCTTGAAGAAATAATAGGTAGAGCAGGCTTGAGCAAAGATATTTCCCGGTTCCCTGAGGGGTTGGATACTTTGATCGGTGAACGTGGAGTGTCTTTGTCAGGTGGTCAAAAGCAAAGGGTTGCCTTGGCGAGAGCCCTCTTATCGGAACCCGAGGTTCTGATTCTTGATGATGCTTTCTCAAACCTTGACTCTGATACCGAAGAAGAAATTTTAAGGAATGTCCAGGTACATCTTGCTCAAACCACTACCTTTATCATTTCCCACAGGCTATCGGCCGTCCGCAACGCGGACAATATAATTGTGATGGATGCAGGAAAAATTATTGAGCAGGGAAGTCATATTTCTCTTATGCGTGATGGAGGAGTTTATGCGGGGCTGGTCAACAACCAGTCCCTGGCCAAAGAGCTGGAGGTTTTGCTGTGA
- a CDS encoding general secretion pathway protein GspK translates to MKKLKSNQSGIALMIVLWVLVLLIALATEFAFSMKMEVNTTRNYKEDTESYHLAKAGINLALAELLKTSRFHSIHDEYGWIAEKTIPATNSEGSAEAEEAQEFDIVNRSDIEFENGTITYKIRDENGKISINFASKVVLNKLLEYSGVKEKLDRDTISDSILDWIDADKNHRINGAEDDYYRSQRPPYYAKNGKFETLGELLKVRGMTEEILYGSTEEDGELKGIVQFLTIYNFSSVNPNTATEEVLNIIYPPEQVEVILNNRAAKGYHSNSISNFFRVTSTGKVQGSRTEHTLETVLEKTGSGNNARMVVHYWNDNVLDL, encoded by the coding sequence ATGAAAAAGCTTAAATCCAATCAAAGTGGCATTGCCCTGATGATCGTTTTATGGGTACTTGTCTTATTAATCGCTTTGGCAACAGAGTTTGCTTTTTCTATGAAGATGGAGGTCAACACGACTCGAAACTATAAAGAAGATACCGAAAGCTATCATCTGGCCAAAGCCGGGATTAATCTTGCATTGGCAGAGTTGCTAAAAACCTCCCGTTTTCATTCCATACACGATGAATATGGGTGGATAGCTGAAAAAACAATTCCAGCAACAAATTCTGAAGGTTCAGCCGAAGCGGAAGAGGCCCAGGAATTTGACATCGTCAACAGATCAGACATCGAATTTGAAAATGGAACTATTACCTACAAGATTAGAGATGAAAATGGAAAAATTTCTATAAATTTTGCCAGCAAAGTCGTGCTTAATAAACTGCTGGAATATTCCGGAGTGAAAGAGAAACTTGATAGGGATACAATTTCGGATTCGATCCTGGACTGGATTGACGCAGACAAAAATCATCGAATCAATGGTGCAGAAGACGATTATTATCGCTCACAGCGTCCCCCCTATTATGCGAAAAATGGAAAATTTGAAACTCTTGGAGAACTATTGAAGGTTCGTGGAATGACCGAAGAAATTTTATACGGCTCTACTGAGGAGGATGGGGAACTTAAAGGAATAGTACAGTTTTTAACTATTTATAACTTTTCATCGGTGAATCCTAATACCGCAACCGAGGAAGTGTTAAATATCATTTATCCCCCCGAACAGGTAGAAGTTATTTTAAACAACAGGGCTGCAAAGGGTTATCACTCGAATAGCATTTCAAATTTTTTCAGGGTCACCTCAACTGGAAAAGTTCAGGGCAGCAGAACAGAACACACTTTGGAAACAGTATTAGAAAAAACCGGATCAGGAAACAACGCGCGCATGGTTGTTCATTATTGGAACGATAACGTACTGGACTTATGA
- a CDS encoding ABC transporter ATP-binding protein, with the protein MENMKDRYREWALFKRVLVYLKPYSQWVVLAIFFLMGVSLLNLAGPYLTKIVIDDYIKVSDLEGLDLIAGLYLVVLVASFVFQFSQTYLMQYIGQKVMFDLRSKVFAHIHKMSFSYFDKNPIGKMITRVVNDVEVLNEMLTTGLILIFNDLFTLVSIFAVMVYLDWRLTLVVCTVFPLLAWGTRLYRIRARDALRKNRAHVSELNSYLEENISGVDTVQCFNLEKANYENFTDINRDRINEDLRTVRYNAVFMPSIDFFSSLAIGLIFWYGGGRFVQNEIQLGVLVAFIQYLQKFFDPVRDLAEKFNIIQTAMASSERIFELLDTPEQLPDHNPSHPGFKIKGEVEFKNVWFAYNDNNFILKNINFSLQEGESLAIVGTTGSGKSTLINALCRFYDIQKGDILFDGKSIKDINKYDLRRQIALVQQDVFLFSGNISDNIRLGNESMEQEEVESIAQAVSSHNFINSLPFKYEQDLKEGGAGISSGQRQLLSFARALASNPKILVLDEATSSIDPDTERQIQSGIMELTRGRTSIIIAHRISTLMHADKILVLKNGEILEFGLRNELLRQKGVFYKLCHSQL; encoded by the coding sequence ATGGAAAATATGAAAGACCGTTATCGTGAATGGGCATTGTTTAAGAGGGTGCTTGTTTATTTGAAGCCATACAGCCAATGGGTGGTGCTTGCAATATTCTTCTTAATGGGGGTCTCTCTGCTAAATCTGGCTGGTCCCTACCTTACCAAAATCGTAATTGATGATTACATAAAAGTTTCTGACCTTGAAGGTCTTGATCTCATTGCTGGCTTGTATCTGGTCGTGCTGGTTGCTTCCTTTGTGTTTCAGTTTTCCCAGACTTATCTGATGCAGTATATAGGTCAAAAAGTAATGTTTGACCTGCGTTCGAAAGTGTTTGCACACATCCATAAAATGTCATTTTCGTATTTTGACAAAAACCCGATCGGTAAAATGATCACCCGGGTGGTTAATGATGTTGAAGTTCTTAATGAAATGCTGACTACAGGCCTTATCCTTATTTTCAATGACCTCTTTACACTTGTAAGTATTTTTGCTGTCATGGTTTACCTGGATTGGCGACTGACTCTTGTTGTTTGCACGGTTTTCCCCTTGCTGGCATGGGGTACTCGTCTTTACAGGATTCGGGCGCGTGATGCACTCAGAAAAAACCGGGCTCATGTTTCTGAACTCAACTCCTACCTGGAAGAGAACATCTCGGGAGTAGATACGGTCCAGTGTTTCAACCTGGAAAAGGCAAACTACGAAAACTTTACAGATATTAACCGGGATAGAATTAATGAAGACCTGAGAACGGTTCGCTACAATGCTGTATTTATGCCTTCCATAGATTTTTTTAGCTCCCTGGCTATCGGGTTAATCTTCTGGTATGGGGGAGGCAGGTTTGTTCAGAATGAGATTCAGTTGGGTGTCCTGGTCGCATTTATTCAGTATTTGCAGAAATTTTTCGATCCGGTCAGAGACCTTGCGGAAAAATTCAATATCATTCAGACAGCCATGGCCTCTTCAGAGCGAATTTTTGAATTACTGGATACTCCTGAGCAGTTACCCGACCATAATCCATCTCACCCTGGCTTCAAAATAAAAGGAGAGGTGGAGTTCAAGAATGTCTGGTTTGCATATAATGACAACAACTTTATTTTGAAAAATATCAACTTCAGCCTACAGGAAGGCGAAAGCCTTGCTATTGTCGGCACTACCGGATCAGGGAAATCCACGTTGATAAATGCCCTGTGCCGTTTTTATGATATCCAGAAAGGGGACATCCTGTTTGATGGTAAATCGATAAAGGATATCAACAAATATGATTTGCGCCGCCAGATAGCACTGGTTCAGCAAGATGTGTTTTTATTTTCAGGCAATATTTCAGATAATATTCGACTGGGCAACGAAAGCATGGAGCAGGAAGAAGTTGAGTCCATCGCGCAAGCCGTAAGCTCACATAACTTTATCAACAGCCTGCCTTTTAAATATGAACAGGACTTGAAAGAGGGCGGAGCGGGTATTTCCTCTGGCCAGCGTCAATTATTATCTTTTGCCCGTGCTTTGGCCAGTAACCCCAAAATACTGGTGCTTGATGAAGCGACATCCAGCATCGACCCTGATACCGAGAGGCAAATCCAGAGCGGAATCATGGAATTGACGCGTGGAAGAACCAGTATTATAATCGCACATCGGATTTCTACCCTTATGCATGCAGATAAAATTCTTGTATTAAAAAATGGCGAAATTCTTGAGTTTGGATTAAGAAATGAACTCTTGCGGCAAAAGGGTGTTTTCTACAAACTTTGCCATTCACAACTGTAA
- a CDS encoding (2Fe-2S) ferredoxin domain-containing protein yields MPPFEKHIFICINERKADDARGCCHSRGSTELLDYMKGRVHEMGMKGKVRVNKAGCLDACAQGPSMVVYPDDVWYAPRSKEDMEEIITEHIQNNRPVDRLIIPFKSKS; encoded by the coding sequence ATGCCACCATTTGAAAAACATATTTTCATCTGCATCAATGAAAGAAAAGCTGATGACGCACGGGGCTGTTGCCACTCTCGAGGCTCGACAGAACTGCTCGACTATATGAAAGGCCGTGTCCACGAAATGGGGATGAAAGGCAAAGTACGGGTCAACAAGGCAGGGTGCCTGGATGCTTGCGCACAAGGTCCATCCATGGTGGTTTACCCTGATGATGTATGGTATGCACCAAGATCAAAAGAAGATATGGAAGAAATAATCACAGAACATATCCAAAACAATCGGCCTGTTGACCGGCTAATCATTCCCTTTAAGTCTAAATCCTGA
- the cysK gene encoding cysteine synthase A, whose translation MIKSRFLNSLELIGGTPLVKLNSVIPSNGANIFAKLEFFNPGGSVKDRIALAMVEDAEQKGLLKPGSTIIEPTSGNTGIGLALVGAIKGYNVILVMSENMSTERRMILESFGAKTELSRAEFGMEGTIQRAEEMLAENPDYFMPQQFNNPANPEAHRKTTGPEIIAAMNDEPVDAFVAGIGTGGTITGTGEVLKNHYNQTKIVGVEPATSAVLSGKPPGPHKIQGIGAGFKPNVLNLDLLDSILPVSDEDAFLFAKRLGKEEGLIVGSSSGAACFAANKVAKDLGTGKNVVVILPCRRAIFEK comes from the coding sequence ATGATTAAATCCAGATTTCTTAATAGTTTAGAGTTGATCGGTGGCACCCCATTAGTTAAACTAAATAGCGTAATTCCTTCAAACGGTGCCAATATTTTCGCGAAGCTGGAATTCTTCAATCCTGGCGGAAGTGTCAAAGACCGTATCGCCCTGGCCATGGTCGAGGATGCGGAACAAAAGGGATTGTTGAAGCCTGGGTCCACGATCATTGAGCCAACTAGTGGCAATACCGGGATAGGGCTTGCTTTGGTAGGTGCTATCAAGGGCTACAACGTCATACTGGTTATGTCCGAAAACATGAGCACCGAACGGAGAATGATTCTGGAAAGTTTTGGCGCAAAAACAGAGCTGAGCCGGGCAGAATTTGGCATGGAGGGCACTATCCAGAGAGCAGAAGAGATGCTGGCTGAAAATCCAGATTATTTCATGCCCCAACAATTTAACAACCCAGCCAATCCGGAAGCACATCGGAAAACAACTGGCCCCGAAATCATTGCTGCCATGAATGATGAGCCTGTTGATGCATTTGTTGCTGGGATCGGCACGGGTGGAACAATAACAGGTACTGGGGAAGTTCTAAAGAATCATTATAATCAAACTAAAATAGTAGGTGTGGAGCCGGCAACATCAGCAGTTTTGTCAGGGAAACCGCCGGGCCCACATAAAATTCAGGGAATTGGAGCAGGTTTTAAACCAAATGTTCTGAATCTTGACCTGTTAGATAGTATTCTACCCGTTTCAGATGAGGATGCTTTTTTATTTGCTAAGAGACTTGGGAAAGAAGAAGGCCTCATAGTTGGTAGCTCCTCTGGCGCAGCGTGTTTTGCGGCAAATAAGGTTGCCAAGGATTTAGGCACTGGAAAAAATGTCGTTGTTATTTTGCCATGCCGACGAGCAATATTTGAGAAATAA
- a CDS encoding threonine synthase — protein MGYVKGLICKECKREFPKEPVHVCEFCFGPLEVNYDYETIKKVTTKESIESGPHSMWRYETLLPLDEAPKVGLNTGFTPLVRAKNLGKALGLNNLYVKNDSVNHPTFSFKDRVVSVAVSKSIEFGFDTVACPSTGNLANSVAAHAAEAGMKSVIFIPDNLEAGKILGTLVYGAKLISIKGSYDDINRLCSEIGNTHKWAFVNINIRPYYGDGSKSYGYEIAEQLGWKTPDNVIVPVAGSSLITKIWKAFHEFEMLGLVDKVRTKIFAAQATGCSPVTTAIKNGSDNIIPVKPNTIAKSIAIGNPADGYYGIKTANTSGGYGEDISDEEIVKAMKLLAETEGIFTETAGGVTVGVTQKLVKQGRIKPDEVTVICVTGNGLKTQEALEKSFPAPQVIEPNIDSFEEIFANGLTV, from the coding sequence ATGGGTTATGTAAAAGGATTAATTTGTAAAGAATGCAAAAGGGAGTTCCCCAAGGAACCGGTTCATGTTTGCGAATTCTGTTTCGGACCACTGGAAGTCAATTACGACTATGAAACTATAAAAAAGGTCACGACCAAGGAATCTATTGAGTCCGGCCCACATTCCATGTGGCGCTATGAGACTCTCCTGCCATTGGACGAGGCTCCTAAAGTTGGGCTGAATACCGGATTTACCCCTTTAGTCAGGGCAAAAAATCTGGGCAAGGCGTTGGGTTTAAACAACCTTTACGTCAAAAATGATTCTGTCAATCACCCTACCTTTTCTTTTAAAGATAGAGTTGTCTCAGTAGCGGTATCCAAATCCATAGAGTTCGGGTTTGACACCGTCGCCTGCCCCTCTACGGGAAATCTGGCAAACTCTGTGGCTGCCCATGCTGCTGAAGCTGGAATGAAAAGTGTTATTTTCATTCCCGATAATCTGGAGGCTGGCAAAATTCTTGGGACATTGGTATATGGAGCCAAACTGATTTCAATCAAAGGCAGTTATGATGATATAAACCGGCTTTGCAGTGAAATTGGTAATACCCATAAATGGGCTTTCGTAAATATTAATATTCGGCCTTATTATGGCGATGGTTCCAAGTCTTATGGTTATGAAATTGCCGAGCAGTTGGGGTGGAAAACTCCGGATAATGTTATCGTGCCGGTTGCGGGTAGTTCGCTGATAACAAAAATCTGGAAAGCTTTCCATGAGTTTGAAATGCTGGGATTGGTCGACAAAGTGCGAACCAAGATTTTTGCAGCTCAAGCAACAGGTTGTTCCCCCGTGACAACGGCTATAAAAAATGGTTCTGACAATATTATTCCTGTAAAACCAAATACAATCGCAAAGTCTATCGCTATCGGCAACCCCGCTGATGGATACTATGGTATCAAAACCGCAAATACCAGTGGCGGTTATGGAGAAGACATCTCCGATGAAGAAATCGTCAAAGCAATGAAGCTACTGGCCGAAACCGAAGGCATATTCACGGAAACGGCAGGTGGGGTTACGGTAGGTGTCACACAAAAACTGGTGAAACAAGGACGAATCAAACCGGACGAAGTGACTGTCATTTGCGTCACAGGCAACGGATTAAAAACCCAGGAAGCGCTGGAAAAAAGTTTTCCCGCGCCCCAGGTGATCGAACCCAACATAGATAGTTTTGAAGAAATTTTTGCCAACGGTTTAACAGTTTAA
- the moeB gene encoding molybdopterin-synthase adenylyltransferase MoeB yields the protein MIDFTDEQIERYSRHIILPEVGGEGQSRLLESKVLLVGAGGLGSPAAFYLAAAGIGNLGIIDFDVVDLSNLQRQIIHNTDRIGMLKTESAKETISKLNPDVKVTVFNERLSSENIMRLFEGYDYILDGTDNFATRYLINDACVMTGKTNIHGSIFRFEGQVTVFKPGDGPCYRCLYPEPPPPGLVPNCQEGGVLGVLAGVIGNLQVVETLKLILEKGDTLVGSLLLYDALNTEFRKLKLKKDPNCPVCSDQPTITELIDYEEFCGLSR from the coding sequence ATGATTGATTTTACCGATGAGCAGATAGAGCGTTACAGCCGTCATATCATCCTGCCGGAAGTAGGCGGTGAGGGACAAAGCCGACTTTTAGAATCAAAAGTTCTTTTGGTAGGTGCAGGAGGGCTGGGTTCTCCTGCTGCGTTTTATCTGGCCGCCGCAGGTATCGGCAATTTGGGAATCATCGACTTCGATGTGGTTGACCTCAGCAACTTGCAACGGCAAATCATTCATAATACTGATCGCATCGGTATGCTTAAAACCGAATCCGCAAAAGAAACTATTTCAAAGCTCAACCCAGATGTCAAGGTTACCGTCTTTAACGAAAGACTGAGTTCAGAAAATATCATGAGACTCTTTGAAGGGTATGACTATATTTTGGACGGTACCGACAACTTTGCGACTCGTTATCTCATCAATGACGCGTGTGTGATGACGGGCAAAACCAATATTCATGGCAGCATCTTCCGATTCGAAGGGCAAGTGACTGTTTTCAAGCCTGGCGATGGCCCTTGTTATCGCTGCCTGTATCCTGAGCCGCCCCCACCCGGGCTGGTTCCCAATTGCCAGGAAGGTGGTGTTTTAGGAGTGCTTGCAGGTGTGATTGGAAACCTGCAGGTGGTTGAAACCCTCAAGTTAATTTTAGAAAAAGGGGATACCCTGGTCGGCTCTTTACTCCTTTATGACGCATTGAACACCGAGTTCAGGAAACTGAAATTAAAAAAGGACCCGAATTGCCCGGTATGCAGTGATCAACCCACAATCACAGAATTGATCGACTATGAAGAGTTCTGCGGGTTGTCACGCTAA
- a CDS encoding cysteine synthase family protein → MNFPIPFEVQAPTCPVITDQSVLKAIGNTPLIRIHNLGKEFKDVDIYAKAEWKNAGGSVKSRPALKMIEDGEKSGRLTKEKTILDSTSGNTGIAYALIGKVKGYKVKLVMPANVCNERKGLMADFYGAEIVTSSPFEGSDGAILLAKKIYEENPDMYFMPDQYNNDSNWQAHQETTAQEIWNQTNHRITHFLAGIGTGGTVMGTSRGLRQLNPDIKCYAVEPAESLHGLEGLKHMESSIVPGIYKEEELDGKLSVPTDEAYDMVEDLEKQEGILVGHSSAAAMVGALKLAAQIKSGVIVTVFPDSCERCYVNFGQFKQYYKTHSTKLPKSD, encoded by the coding sequence ATGAATTTCCCCATTCCATTTGAAGTCCAGGCTCCGACCTGCCCCGTAATCACCGACCAATCGGTTTTGAAGGCAATCGGAAACACACCCTTGATCCGCATCCATAATCTCGGAAAAGAATTCAAGGATGTCGACATATATGCCAAAGCAGAATGGAAAAATGCCGGCGGCTCGGTAAAATCCCGACCTGCCCTGAAAATGATTGAGGACGGTGAAAAATCAGGCAGGCTCACTAAGGAAAAAACTATTCTCGACTCCACATCCGGCAACACAGGTATCGCCTACGCACTAATCGGCAAAGTAAAAGGTTATAAAGTCAAACTTGTTATGCCAGCAAATGTCTGCAATGAACGCAAAGGCTTGATGGCAGATTTCTACGGTGCCGAAATAGTGACCTCCAGCCCCTTTGAAGGGTCTGATGGAGCCATTCTTCTTGCAAAAAAAATATATGAAGAAAACCCGGATATGTATTTCATGCCCGACCAGTATAATAACGATTCCAACTGGCAGGCCCATCAGGAAACCACAGCACAGGAAATCTGGAACCAGACCAATCACCGAATCACCCATTTTCTGGCGGGTATCGGAACCGGAGGTACTGTTATGGGCACAAGCCGGGGACTGCGCCAACTGAACCCCGATATTAAATGCTATGCGGTCGAACCCGCTGAATCCCTGCACGGACTGGAAGGTCTCAAACACATGGAGTCTTCTATCGTCCCCGGGATTTATAAAGAAGAAGAACTGGATGGAAAACTAAGCGTTCCGACTGATGAAGCCTACGACATGGTTGAAGATCTGGAAAAGCAGGAAGGCATACTGGTAGGTCATTCCTCTGCCGCAGCAATGGTTGGAGCCCTGAAACTTGCTGCTCAAATCAAAAGTGGCGTGATAGTCACCGTATTCCCCGACAGTTGTGAAAGGTGTTACGTCAACTTTGGCCAGTTTAAGCAGTATTATAAAACCCATTCCACCAAACTCCCAAAATCCGACTAG
- a CDS encoding MoaD/ThiS family protein — protein MAVKVRVPTPLMKLTDNKSEVEAEGATISEILNNLESQFAGIKERICEENGTPRRFINIYLNEEDIRFLDGEGTAVKDGDEISIIPAIAGGVR, from the coding sequence ATGGCAGTAAAAGTAAGAGTACCTACACCGCTGATGAAGTTGACTGACAACAAGAGTGAAGTTGAGGCAGAAGGTGCCACCATCAGCGAAATTCTCAATAATCTGGAAAGCCAGTTTGCTGGAATTAAAGAACGAATCTGCGAAGAAAATGGTACCCCCAGGCGTTTCATCAATATTTATTTGAATGAAGAAGACATTCGATTTCTTGACGGAGAAGGTACAGCGGTTAAAGATGGAGATGAAATATCCATCATACCGGCTATAGCAGGTGGTGTCCGCTGA